The Balaenoptera acutorostrata chromosome 11, mBalAcu1.1, whole genome shotgun sequence genome segment CAGGTCAGCGTTGATATAAGGCTAGGCATTCCTCCAGCTCAAGCGCAGCGGCCTCAAGTCCTGCCAACCCAAGAAGGAAGCAGGAGGCAGGGGGGCTCATCAGGAAAGACAGGGCATCTGGCTACCTGggtttcttccctcccctccctggggcaGGAGGGTCAGGGAGGAGCTCGGCTGTCTGTGACCTCTGCAGGGTCACTGAGATTAGAGAGGAGGGCAGTCCTGCTACAGCAGGGTGGGGTCAGTTGTCTTACCAGAAGTATATGCAGCAATCTCCTTTCGgacctttttattttcctgggaaggaagaagggggacGGTGGTGGGATGAGACAGGTTCTACGTTGAGCAGATGGGGAAATAGGCCTCACTTCACAAGAAGTCAGGGGAGGCCAGGATTCAGATCCACTCTCTGCTCAGGCCATGTCTACTCCTCTCAGCTCCTCACAGAGCTGTTGCTCGACTGAGATGGCAGTTAGGCTCAGTCATCTTGGGGGtgccccagcccccgccccccattgccctccttccccagggcCTCTCCACTCCACCCTGAAGTGCCCTGGGGCTTCTCAGTAGGACCCATGCTGGGATGTTCCAGTCGAGGCACCAGGCTTCCTTACCTCCCAGCCTGGGGTccctgccacctcctcctcctcagatACCTCCTTCCCAGCAGGAATGGGGGAAGGAATGGGGCTGCCTGCTTCCTCTCCTGGGGACCTCATCTCCCCCTCATCCGAAGATAAGCTATCCGTCTCCTCCTTGGGGGCAGCATCATTCGGTCCTCCTGTTGCCTTGGGGGTCATGGCCTGCAGGGAGGGACACGAGGGCAGAATATGGGCAGAAAGGCCCACTGATCCCCTAACCCCtctccctgttctccacacctgGAGTGTGCGTAGTTCTTTGTTtttccagggaagcccctcccttctCAGCTCGCGCTGTGGTAGGGTTGTAAGTTTCCTAGACGGGCCCTGCCACTCTCCCTGGGACCCCTGGCCATGAGCTGGGGCATCCCTGTGTCTCAGGGAGCTCTGACAGGAGACAGCCCCGGCCCCGGGCCCTTCCAGGGCAGGCCTCACTTACCTCAGAGTCTTGCTTCTCCCCACTCTTGACTCTGTGTCTCTACAGAGGGAAGCAGGGGAAGTGACATTCAGCTATGAGTGTCTGGGAGGCCTTCCCTGCCTGGCCCATCCTCTTATTGTGTGTGCCTACCAAGGGTGCCCAGGAcagccaccccaccccaggggagGAGGAGTCCCCAGCCCTTACCCACCTGAGTGGTCACAGGGTAGCATTTATCCATCAGTCCCCACACTGGCCTTAAGGTCTCCCCTAAGGGCTGCACgacaaggagaaagagagagagaaggaaggctgAGGTGACGTATTAAGGGCTCAGCTATGTACTAGTCCACTGTCAATGCCTGCTGCGAAGACACCTAAAGACTACCAAGGATTTAAGGAAAACTTCACACAAACAATAATTGATGGCTTTAAAAAGATGAACTTTGCATTTACAAAACAAGTATAGGCGCTAAAATAGGAATGTTCAAACAACAATCtctaattctttaaaaacaaatatgatattataataggaattaaaaattaagaattaaaaatcCAGTCAAACTGTAGAAGGTAAAGAATAGAGAGAAGAGAGTGGGAGGTCCAACAGCTAAATCATAGATCTTTCTGAAAGAGGGAACAGAGACAACAAACTGGGGTGGCAGGGAGAGATATCAAATAAGTATGTTCATTTTTTACCAAGACAATTTCCCAAAGATGAGCGACATGAGTTTCCAGAAGAGAAGGAATCGCCAAGTGTCCAGGACAATGGATGAAGGAGACCCACCCCAGATTATGCCATCAATAAATTTCAAGACACTGAGGATGAAAAGAACCTAAAAACTTCCAGAGATATGAAGAAAAAGTCTGTTTTAGGAATTCAACTTTCATCAGACTTTTCAACACCAACCCTTTGAAGCCAGAAGAAAATGAGGAGCTTCAAAATCTGTCAGAAAATTATTTCTCgtctagaattctatacctagcCAAACTTAGTTAAATATGAATTAAGACCTTTTCAGATATGTAGTGTCTCAAGACTACCCCTCAGGAAGCAACCGGAGGTTGTGCTCCCCCCAAATAAAGAGTaacatctggggcttccctggtggcgcagtggttaagactccacctgccaatgcaggggacacgggttcgagccctggtccgggaagatcccacatgccgtggagcaactaagcctgtgcgccacaactactgagcctgcgctctagagcccgcaagccacaactactgagcctgagctctagagccttcaagccacaactactgaagcccgtgcgcctagagcccgtgctccacaacaagagaagccactgcagtgagaagcccccacactgcaacaaagagtagcccccgctcgccgcaactagagaaagcccgtgcgcagcaacaaagacccaatgcagccaaaaattaactaattaataaaaaaataaacacaacgtAAATCCTCAATATTGATCTAAATAAAATTACAATACAagcctattagaatgactaaaaaaaaggtaaatgctGGAAATGATATGGAACAAATGGACCCTCTCACTCATTGccagtgagaatgcaaaatgggtGCCAGCCATTTTGGAAACGTTTTACAGTTtcctacaaaactaaatatacgcttgctgtgtgaccccaCAATCCCACTGCTAGGTATTTACCTAAGTAAAAGGAAaacctatgttcacacaaaacttgtacatgaacatTTATAGTGGTTCTATCTGTAACTgccaaaaaactagaaacaatccaaatgtttcTCACTTGGTGAATGGACAAACCGTGGTACATCCATGCAATGGACaactactcagcaataagaaggaaCAAACACTGCTACACACAACTGGGTGGACCTCAAATGccttgtgctaagtgaaagaaaccaggctcaaaagactacatactggggaattccctggaggtctagtggttaggactctgtgcttccactggaGGGGCctctggttcaatccctggtcagggaactaagatcccacaatcctgctgcacagccaaataaataaataaaagactacatactggatgtttttttgttgttgtttatttatttattaatttattttacttttggctgtgctgggtctttgttgcagcgcatgggctcagtacttgccccatggcatgtggaatcttagttccccgaccaggatcgaacccacgtcccctgcattggaaggcggattcttaaccactggaccaccaaggaagtccctggatgtttccatttatatgaccaTCTTGCAAAGACAAAACTATGGGAACAGAATACTGCTCACtggatgccaggggctgggagtgggggaaaGGTTGACTATAAATGAGTATGGGGGAATTTTTTGAAATGATGAAACTCTTCTGTATCCTGGTTGTGGTGGCAATTATACAAttgcatacatttgtcaaaactcacagaactgcACACTAAAAAGGATGGATTTCACTCTGTATAAAtaataccttaatttttaaaaaatgagtgaaaagaGCCCACTGTGTGGGAGAGGGACTTAAAAGCCaaaatgaggacttccctggtggttaagaatccgcctgccaatgcaggggacacgggttcgagccctggtccgggaagatcccacatgccgcggagcaactagcccatgtgccacaacaactgaagcccgcgcgcctagagcctgtgctcggcaacaagagaagccaccgcaatgagaagcccgcacaccacaacaaagggtagccccctctcgacgcacctagagaaagcccgcacgcagcagcgaagacccaacacagccaaaaataaataaataataaaaattaattaattatttttaaaaaagccaaaatgatataaaagtcagcaaaaaagcaaaaatgatacttaaaattttttaacaactGAAGATGTCATTACTCAGAATAAAACATTTACAATGCCAAAAACTAGGATATAACTATACTGGAAGACTAGAGAAAGGTGAGATGTATGCTGGAGGTGGCAGTAAGTGTGCAGCTGTTACGAGAGCTAAATCCTCATCTTTCGTTGTAGGAATTCATTGGATAATGTTTAAATCTGAAAAATTGAGACAAAGCAGGATAAACTTCCTATTTAGAACCATGGAGGCAAAATCAAAGGCTTCAGCTAGAAAATTGGAAGCTGGAAAGACTCCCACCCTGGGTTGTGGGAATCATGGGTGAAGAGGATTGGGACAAAAGACAGCTAGTTTTTTGTTTCAAGTCTGAACACTCCGACTCCTTgaactatgtatatgtatatctttgatgacaataaaacttttaaaatgaaaatttggttaattaaaaaaaaaaaaaggaagcaacatAGGACTCTGTCTCTAAGGCACCTGCCAACATGGGCCTTCTTAGGGGCTCTCCAACCTCTGAATAGTCCCTCCCTAAATATGTAGCGCACACTTCTCAGTGTTGCTGGGTCACAGATAAGCTCATCCCCACGAAAAGCCTCTCTTGCCAATAGCACTGGATGGAGAGCAGGAGGCCTCCAGAGAGCAGGTATGTGGCTCTGTCCTGTCACCTTGGGCAGCCTGGGTCTAGTCACCGTTCCTCTGGGAGCCtgtgtttcctcctctataaagtgGGAGCTGCTGGCTTGCTGCGAGGTTTCAATAGACGGGCAACACCTAATCCAGCACGTGGCCCTTAGTGGGCATCCAGTGTCCATTTGTGTTTTCCTGACAGAGGGCTGGGAGTAGGGGCTTCTGCCATAGGTTCCTGGACCTGGGACATTAAAGAGGGTATGTAACCCCAGGCAGGTGTCCTGCTCACCACCACCCCATTCACATATGAGTGTAGAACCATATTCCAGGGCTACTCACATGCATTAGGGGTCATCTGTTCCTTTAGGTTTGTCTAGGTCACTGCTACGGAGCCCTGAGTTGACCATACAGCCAGCCCATGGGGGGTGGGACCTCTGTTTGACACTTTGCCAGGAACACAGGGAATTTCTCCAGAGCCCTcacattctcacacacacacacacacacacacacacacacacacacacacacacggttgaCCATTTGAGATCAAGGAGTATGACCTCTATTTTTGCTACAGTGAGACGGTCCCTCTAAACTCTGACAGAGGTCCCTACCTGTGATGATTCCCCAGCAATCTCATGGTCAGGGGCTGTTTTCCCCACACACCCCTGAAAATAGTAGTACACCACTCCTGCAGATAGATGAAGAAAGACtagttaaaacatttaaaagagtgatgtaattatttcaaaatgtcagTATTTACAATATGCCAGAAATTatatccttttaaattattttaatgtgtgATGAAAGATATTAGATATTAACTTACAATGTGTGAAGGGATAGTTTTTCAAAAGGTATGCAAGCAAAAATTTGAAGATCACTGCTGTAGGACATTATTTGGTTGtatgtgttttttggtttgtttccggGTTTTGTGGGGTATGCCTGGGTTTTAGAGTGAGatatgggttcaaatcccagactCACCATGAAGGtgcagagggaagaaagggagaaagaagactAGCCTTGGCTCTGAGCAGTGTGACAAGCCCTGGGGAGCCAGGTACATGGCAGTCGCAGGAGGGGGCCTCTGGGAATCCCGGTGAGTAGCTGGAGACTGGGGTGGCTTTGAGACAAGAACCCATTCCTTGGGTCCTGCCATCATCCCCAAATTACCCCAGCACCCAGACCCTTACCTGCAAGAATGAAGATGTGTACCACATACAGGAACTTGTATAGCCTGGAAAGGAAGCAGAGCTGAGTGTGAGGCTGGGGCCTCGTGCCCTCACCAGTGGGTGCTGGTTTTCCTCCCCAGTCCAAGCCCCAGGACCTATTCCACCAGCACTCGTCCAATCAATACTTGTGGATGAATGAATCCATCAGCTGTAACAGGGCTCAGCCTGGGCTCCCTGCTGACTGGCCGGCATGACTCTGTGCCTCTGCCTACTGCTGAGAAAGCCAGTCTTGGCGCCTGGAACCCACAAGGACCCCCTGACCCactcccttctcctttccttctttacttGTTTACACAGGTCCATCTTGCCTCTCCAGCCAGAAGGCAGGGACTTAGCCTTGGCTGGACATTCATAGTTGTTCATTCAAGTGCTGGATTAACTCTTCCCCCCAAAGCCCTCCCTACTCTGGACTGACAGATCCCACAACCTGGATTagaaataatatctcattgtccATCCTCCTCTTCTAGGACCCCTCCCTTGGGACAAacagagcatctttttttttttttttggctgtgctgcgctgCATGCAGGATGGTTCCTCGACCCGGGCCTCCACAGTGAGAGCagcaaatcctaaccactagaccaccagggagctcccTCAAACAGAGCATCTTGGCCCTGCCAGGATGATGGCTCcctgcctacacacacacacacacacacacacacacacacaaaggcatgTCCCACCTGTCAGTACCAGGCCCTCCACTCTGACCCTGAGTCCCAGAGACACTAGAACAGTCAGGGAAAAGGGAATATAGAACCCTATTTTCCCGTCCTTGTGGCACCAAGTGAGGGGTCCCCTTTCCTGGTCTTTTGGGGCATGGTAACAGGGCCCACCTAAACTTTACCTCTCTCTCTGGCAGCACAGACCAAACACCATTTTCAGTCTAAGAAGAAAAGATGGCAACAGTCAATGCATCACGTAGAcccagggtcttggtgttccttTACTCCGTGGCTTGCAGGGATTGCAATGGGCTAGAGGCAGTTGGGGGGATGGCAGGACCTCCACAAGCAGGGTTCATCCAGGGGAGAGCCTGCTGGTCACAGCTGGAGGCTAAACTCAGGATGGAGTGGGCTAGCACTAGGAGCTTGGAAAATGCTCAGGAATTTCTCCCGAGACCGCAGAGCCCCAAACAAAAGCTGGTTTCAATGTCCTCAGAGCTGGAAAGGTAGGTCCCAGGGAATCAGGATGGGAAAAGCGGGGTTGGGAGAGGATTAGGAAAAAGGTATAGCTCTATTAAA includes the following:
- the LOC103007319 gene encoding uncharacterized protein LOC103007319, producing the protein MVFGLCCQRERLYKFLYVVHIFILAGVVYYYFQGCVGKTAPDHEIAGESSQPLGETLRPVWGLMDKCYPVTTQRHRVKSGEKQDSEAMTPKATGGPNDAAPKEETDSLSSDEGEMRSPGEEAGSPIPSPIPAGKEVSEEEEVAGTPGWEENKKVRKEIAAYTSEASEVDIMEESPGGWVPQLLRKLWLGWFPASDIPKTQSHE